Proteins encoded by one window of Vampirovibrionales bacterium:
- a CDS encoding DUF2752 domain-containing protein, giving the protein MPPWLLAIMYFSGPFCLFKGLFHLPCPTCGMTRAFWALAQGQFLEAARYHALAIPLAMGAASFLLAYPAFPAPCCRVIRFVASRAGLWSLAALVLLAWGLKLLGPARYW; this is encoded by the coding sequence ATGCCGCCCTGGCTGCTTGCGATAATGTATTTTTCAGGACCTTTTTGCCTGTTTAAAGGCCTCTTTCACCTGCCGTGCCCCACCTGCGGGATGACGCGCGCGTTTTGGGCGCTTGCTCAGGGCCAATTTCTGGAAGCCGCGCGCTATCATGCGCTTGCGATTCCGCTGGCAATGGGCGCCGCTTCGTTTTTGCTGGCCTATCCGGCGTTTCCCGCGCCCTGCTGTCGCGTGATTCGTTTTGTAGCATCGCGCGCGGGCTTGTGGAGCCTTGCCGCGCTGGTCCTGCTGGCGTGGGGCCTGAAACTGCTTGGGCCTGCGCGCTATTGGTAA
- the dapA gene encoding 4-hydroxy-tetrahydrodipicolinate synthase — translation MPRFRAELIPAMVTPFGADGSLDLDAARALARQLVDQGCDGLLVNGTTGEGPTLTFDEKIVLFHAVKDAVAERGIPVMSGCGGNDTHKSVEEARQMAAHGVDALLVVVPYYNKPTQRGMIEHFRQIAHAAPDVEIVIYNIPSRCVVRMEADTMAALHRECPNIIGVKQSYPDMDALSEIVALMPSDSWLTWCGDDTLTLPMLACGAHGVVSVLAHLAARPMRTMLTAFKRGDVAQARALHLKLLHPGRELFFLPNPTVVKTLLARKGQIPHAAMRPPLVAPDDAEQARIDRLYDRMQACCAAASCG, via the coding sequence ATGCCGCGCTTTCGCGCCGAACTGATTCCCGCGATGGTCACGCCGTTTGGCGCCGACGGGTCGCTTGATCTCGATGCGGCGCGCGCGCTGGCCCGTCAACTGGTGGATCAGGGCTGCGATGGCTTACTTGTGAACGGCACGACCGGCGAAGGCCCAACGCTGACGTTCGATGAGAAGATCGTTCTGTTTCATGCGGTGAAAGACGCGGTCGCCGAGCGCGGCATCCCCGTGATGTCGGGCTGTGGCGGCAATGACACGCACAAATCCGTCGAAGAAGCCCGGCAGATGGCCGCGCACGGCGTCGATGCCCTGCTGGTCGTCGTGCCCTATTACAACAAGCCGACCCAGCGCGGCATGATAGAGCATTTTCGGCAAATCGCCCACGCCGCGCCGGATGTAGAGATCGTGATTTATAACATCCCCAGCCGCTGCGTGGTTCGGATGGAAGCCGACACCATGGCCGCGCTCCATCGCGAATGCCCCAATATCATCGGCGTCAAGCAAAGCTACCCGGACATGGACGCCCTCAGCGAAATCGTCGCGCTGATGCCGTCGGACTCGTGGCTGACCTGGTGCGGCGACGACACGCTGACGCTGCCGATGCTGGCGTGTGGGGCCCATGGGGTGGTCAGCGTGCTGGCGCATCTCGCCGCGCGCCCGATGCGCACGATGCTGACGGCCTTTAAACGCGGCGACGTGGCGCAGGCGCGCGCGCTGCACTTGAAACTGCTGCATCCGGGTCGCGAACTGTTCTTTCTGCCCAATCCCACAGTGGTCAAGACGCTGCTGGCGCGTAAGGGGCAAATCCCGCACGCGGCGATGCGTCCGCCCTTAGTCGCGCCGGATGACGCTGAACAGGCGCGGATTGATCGCCTGTACGATCGCATGCAAGCCTGTTGCGCCGCCGCGTCTTGCGGTTAG
- a CDS encoding Crp/Fnr family transcriptional regulator, whose translation MNIALSAVSADELEDFHQIRLFRDLGRAETLAILDVFQEAHYPRDQVIFYQRDLPSASGARIYFVMSGCVKLVKYSSDGEGAIVRMVAQGEFFGVTGALTSKPYPFSAEALFESRIISISSEDFIALTRQYPQLALNMITELGEMLWFTYETHNQVVKKSDARVAKIILHHLNREGAEPTPQGMLLKTQLPHEYLASMTGITYEESVRIISRLKKTNACIAYHRGGKITITDLDALIAIAQTEESRIS comes from the coding sequence ATGAATATCGCCTTGTCCGCCGTCTCCGCCGACGAGCTGGAAGATTTCCACCAGATTCGCCTGTTTCGGGACTTGGGCCGCGCCGAAACGCTCGCCATTCTTGATGTTTTTCAGGAAGCCCATTACCCGCGCGATCAGGTGATTTTCTATCAGCGCGACCTCCCCTCGGCCTCTGGCGCGCGCATCTACTTTGTCATGTCGGGCTGCGTCAAGCTGGTCAAATACTCCTCTGACGGCGAAGGGGCCATCGTACGGATGGTCGCCCAAGGCGAGTTCTTCGGCGTGACGGGCGCGCTGACCAGCAAGCCGTATCCGTTTTCGGCGGAAGCGTTATTCGAGTCGCGCATTATTTCCATCTCCAGCGAGGATTTCATCGCCCTGACGCGCCAATACCCGCAACTGGCGCTCAACATGATTACCGAACTGGGTGAAATGCTCTGGTTTACGTACGAAACGCACAATCAGGTCGTCAAAAAATCTGACGCCCGCGTGGCAAAAATTATCCTGCATCACCTCAACCGCGAAGGGGCCGAACCGACGCCCCAGGGCATGCTGCTCAAAACCCAGCTCCCCCACGAGTATCTGGCCAGCATGACGGGCATCACTTACGAGGAATCCGTCCGCATCATCAGTCGGCTCAAGAAAACCAACGCCTGCATTGCCTATCACCGAGGCGGCAAAATCACCATCACCGATCTCGACGCCCTGATCGCCATCGCCCAGACGGAAGAATCGCGCATCAGCTGA
- a CDS encoding ferredoxin--NADP(+) reductase gives MTPSPHAHTADFPSNLYKPGAPLQARISEHRSLTDPASGNEVRHITFDIADSKFRYLDGQSLGVLPPGEDAAGRPHKLRLYSIASPSEGDDGAGKTVSICVKRALNPPHPPGVCSNYLCDRAVGDVVKLTGPVGKSFLLPDAPNSHMILIATGTGIAPFRAFLKTRYGRRASETGQTWLFFGVKTRFDYLYGDEIAQYERQPGFHLATAFSREEQNAEGGRMYVQHRLQEHAKSVFELLQQDNASLYMCGLRGMEPAITEGLRLAAASQGIDYEAFMKRLTQENRWHVEVY, from the coding sequence ATGACGCCCTCGCCTCACGCCCACACGGCGGATTTTCCTTCGAACCTGTATAAGCCCGGCGCCCCGCTTCAGGCGCGCATCAGCGAGCATCGCAGCCTGACGGATCCGGCCTCGGGCAACGAGGTGCGCCATATTACGTTCGATATCGCCGACAGCAAGTTCCGCTATCTCGACGGCCAGAGCCTCGGCGTCCTGCCGCCGGGCGAAGATGCCGCCGGACGCCCGCATAAGCTGCGTCTGTACTCCATCGCCTCGCCCAGTGAAGGCGACGATGGCGCCGGAAAAACTGTCAGCATTTGCGTCAAACGCGCACTGAACCCGCCGCATCCGCCGGGGGTCTGCTCAAACTACCTGTGCGATCGCGCCGTGGGCGATGTCGTGAAGCTGACCGGGCCCGTGGGCAAGAGTTTTCTGCTGCCGGACGCGCCCAATTCGCATATGATTCTCATCGCGACGGGTACGGGCATTGCGCCGTTTCGGGCGTTTCTCAAGACCCGTTACGGCCGGCGCGCTTCAGAAACGGGGCAAACCTGGCTCTTTTTCGGCGTGAAAACCCGTTTCGACTATCTTTATGGCGATGAGATCGCCCAATACGAGCGCCAGCCGGGATTTCATCTCGCCACGGCTTTTAGTCGCGAAGAACAGAACGCAGAAGGCGGGCGCATGTATGTGCAGCATCGCTTGCAAGAGCATGCCAAAAGCGTGTTTGAGCTGTTGCAGCAAGACAATGCCTCGCTGTATATGTGCGGTCTGCGCGGCATGGAGCCTGCCATCACCGAAGGGCTGCGACTGGCGGCGGCGTCTCAGGGCATCGATTATGAGGCGTTTATGAAGCGCCTGACGCAAGAGAATCGCTGGCACGTCGAGGTCTATTAG
- the gcvPB gene encoding aminomethyl-transferring glycine dehydrogenase subunit GcvPB, with protein MTPPQALELTLFEKSSAGRRGVTTPVAEADDAAIDRLLPLDSLRQAPAALPEVSQLDAMRHYVRLSHLNHAIDTGFYPLGSCTMKYNPKVCDAIASLPGFTQLHPMTDAALCQGTLEVMYRLQTLLADITGFDAVSLQPAAGAQGELTGLLMIKAFLASRGQAQRTQVVIPDSAHGTNPATAALCGFDVVEIKSGADGLVDLAALKAVLSERTAALMLTNPNTLGLFERDILEISRLTREAGGLMYYDGANLNAVMGQAKPAAMGFDVMHINTHKTFATPHGGGGPGCGPVACTQALAPFLPRPVATFDGERYALDWRRPQSVGKVKAFYGNVEMMIRAAAYILAYGADGLAQVTRDAVLNANYLKARLGALYDIPHAQRCKHEFVMTCRRQQSGDHPIRTMDIAKRMMDSGVHPMTVYFPLIVPDAMMIEPTETESRETLDRFVEVMTQIDRECRETPDLVREAPHSAPIARVDEVEAARRPTLAYFGCGADCNG; from the coding sequence ATGACCCCGCCGCAAGCCCTTGAACTGACGCTCTTTGAGAAATCATCCGCCGGACGGCGCGGCGTCACGACTCCCGTCGCCGAGGCGGACGACGCGGCGATTGATCGTTTGCTTCCCCTTGACAGCCTGCGTCAGGCGCCCGCCGCCCTGCCAGAAGTCTCGCAACTGGACGCCATGCGCCATTACGTGCGCCTGTCTCATCTGAATCACGCCATTGATACGGGTTTCTATCCGCTGGGATCCTGTACGATGAAGTATAATCCGAAGGTCTGTGACGCGATCGCCAGTCTGCCGGGCTTTACCCAGTTGCATCCCATGACGGACGCCGCGCTGTGTCAAGGCACGCTGGAAGTGATGTACCGGCTTCAGACCCTGTTGGCGGATATTACCGGTTTTGACGCCGTGAGTCTGCAACCGGCGGCGGGCGCGCAAGGCGAGCTGACCGGCCTGCTGATGATTAAGGCTTTTCTCGCCAGTCGCGGCCAAGCGCAGCGCACCCAAGTGGTCATTCCTGACTCCGCCCATGGCACGAATCCGGCGACTGCGGCTTTATGCGGCTTTGATGTGGTGGAAATCAAAAGCGGGGCCGACGGGCTGGTGGATCTTGCCGCCCTGAAAGCCGTTCTCAGCGAGCGAACCGCTGCGCTGATGCTGACCAATCCCAATACGCTCGGCCTGTTTGAGCGCGATATTCTGGAGATTTCCCGCCTGACGCGCGAAGCGGGCGGGTTGATGTATTACGACGGCGCCAACCTCAATGCCGTGATGGGTCAGGCCAAGCCGGCGGCGATGGGCTTTGACGTCATGCACATCAATACCCACAAGACGTTTGCCACTCCCCACGGCGGCGGCGGCCCCGGTTGCGGGCCGGTCGCCTGCACGCAAGCGCTCGCGCCGTTTCTGCCCAGGCCTGTGGCGACGTTTGACGGCGAACGCTACGCGCTGGACTGGCGACGCCCGCAGAGCGTGGGCAAGGTCAAGGCGTTTTATGGCAATGTCGAGATGATGATCCGCGCGGCGGCCTATATTCTGGCTTACGGGGCGGATGGGCTGGCGCAGGTGACGCGCGACGCCGTATTGAACGCCAATTACCTCAAGGCGCGTCTGGGCGCTTTGTACGATATTCCGCACGCGCAGCGCTGCAAACATGAGTTTGTGATGACGTGCCGCCGTCAACAGTCGGGCGATCACCCGATTCGCACCATGGATATCGCCAAACGGATGATGGACAGCGGCGTCCACCCGATGACGGTGTATTTTCCGCTGATTGTGCCGGACGCCATGATGATTGAGCCGACCGAAACCGAGTCGCGCGAGACGCTGGATCGCTTTGTCGAGGTCATGACGCAAATCGACCGCGAGTGCCGCGAAACGCCGGATCTCGTGCGCGAGGCGCCGCATTCGGCCCCCATTGCGCGCGTCGACGAGGTGGAAGCCGCCCGACGGCCGACGCTGGCCTATTTCGGCTGCGGCGCCGACTGCAACGGCTAA
- a CDS encoding ammonium transporter encodes MNKGDIAWMLMSSSLVLLMTPAVGMFYGGMVRRKNMISTMMKSFATIAIISLLWVNVGYSLAFGNDHWSLIGGFQWLGLKGVSMSEPNPAYALTIPHLLYMLFQMKFAVIAPALIIGAFVERIRFSAFMAFIVLWSLLVYCPVAHWVWGIGGWLKQLGALDFAGGAVIHITAGVAALAIALIIRKRKDFGQIDTAHSNLPLVLLGTVFLWVGWFGFNGGSALEASPLAVHAVITTTVATSAAALTWMALSWRKGLPNLMGMAVGSVVGLVAITPACGYVDIFSATLIGVIATIVSYNCIKIRLKLHIDESLDVWACHGMAGTWGALATGIFASKAINPAGADGLIYGNPHQLVVQAISVAAVWVFTFAVSFVIAKVLDLTMGLSVTEDEEEMGLDLTQHGEVAYNIE; translated from the coding sequence ATTAACAAAGGCGATATCGCATGGATGCTGATGTCCTCGTCGCTCGTGTTGCTGATGACCCCCGCAGTGGGCATGTTTTACGGCGGCATGGTGCGGCGCAAAAACATGATTTCCACCATGATGAAGAGCTTTGCGACCATTGCGATTATCTCGCTGCTCTGGGTCAACGTCGGCTATAGTCTGGCCTTCGGCAATGATCACTGGAGCCTGATCGGCGGCTTTCAATGGCTGGGACTGAAAGGGGTATCGATGAGCGAGCCCAATCCCGCCTATGCGCTGACCATTCCGCACCTGCTGTACATGCTCTTTCAGATGAAATTCGCCGTCATCGCCCCGGCCCTGATTATCGGGGCCTTTGTCGAGCGCATTCGCTTCAGCGCGTTTATGGCCTTCATCGTTCTGTGGTCGCTGTTGGTGTATTGCCCGGTCGCCCACTGGGTCTGGGGGATCGGGGGCTGGCTGAAACAGCTCGGCGCACTGGATTTCGCTGGCGGCGCAGTCATTCATATCACGGCAGGCGTCGCCGCGCTCGCCATCGCGCTGATTATCCGCAAGCGCAAAGACTTTGGGCAGATTGACACGGCGCACAGCAACCTGCCGCTCGTCCTGCTGGGAACAGTATTTCTGTGGGTAGGCTGGTTCGGCTTTAATGGCGGAAGCGCCCTGGAAGCCTCGCCGCTGGCGGTTCACGCGGTTATTACCACCACGGTTGCGACGTCTGCGGCGGCCCTCACGTGGATGGCCCTCAGCTGGCGCAAAGGCCTGCCCAACCTGATGGGCATGGCAGTTGGCTCGGTCGTCGGTCTGGTGGCCATTACGCCTGCCTGCGGGTACGTCGACATCTTCTCGGCGACGCTGATTGGCGTCATCGCGACGATCGTCTCATACAACTGCATCAAGATTCGCCTGAAACTGCACATCGACGAAAGTCTGGACGTCTGGGCCTGTCACGGGATGGCTGGGACCTGGGGAGCGCTTGCAACCGGGATTTTCGCCTCCAAAGCCATTAATCCGGCTGGCGCCGACGGGTTGATCTACGGAAATCCGCATCAGCTGGTCGTCCAGGCCATCAGCGTGGCCGCCGTCTGGGTGTTTACGTTTGCGGTGAGCTTTGTGATTGCCAAGGTTCTCGACCTCACCATGGGCCTGAGCGTCACCGAAGACGAGGAAGAAATGGGCCTCGACCTGACGCAGCACGGCGAAGTCGCCTATAACATCGAATAA
- a CDS encoding aspartate-semialdehyde dehydrogenase: MTSHVPDSGYTVAVLGATGLVGSRLLAILEERQFPIKRLKPLASQRSAGESIRFRGEPVEVLLAEPEAFEGVDIVLASAGASISARLAPEAVKRGAVVVDNTSQFRMEEGVPLVVAGVNDDDLRAHKGIIANPNCSTSQLMPVLKALHDAAGLTRVIVSTYQSVSGAGKEAIDELRAVTAEQLAAPDGAAVSRHEVFARCMAFNLIPHIDVFLTEGPLSGYTKEEAKVVWETRKILHLPSLPVTCTAVRAPVMVGHSESVTLEFERPLSPEAARDILKSTPDVIVADGPADYHTPQETAGTDPVYVSRIRPDSSNPERGLNLWVVADNLRIGAALNAVRIAEQLIARKLLGAAASV; the protein is encoded by the coding sequence ATGACTTCGCATGTTCCCGATTCAGGCTACACGGTTGCCGTTCTGGGCGCCACCGGACTGGTTGGAAGCCGTCTGCTGGCTATTCTCGAAGAGCGCCAATTCCCGATCAAGCGCCTGAAGCCTTTGGCGAGCCAGCGCTCGGCAGGAGAGTCGATTCGCTTTCGCGGCGAGCCGGTCGAAGTGTTGCTGGCCGAGCCGGAGGCCTTTGAAGGCGTGGATATCGTGCTGGCGTCCGCAGGCGCCTCCATCAGCGCGCGCCTGGCCCCGGAAGCTGTAAAGCGCGGCGCCGTGGTGGTCGACAATACCAGTCAGTTCCGAATGGAAGAAGGCGTTCCGCTGGTAGTTGCAGGCGTCAACGACGACGATTTGCGCGCGCATAAAGGCATTATCGCCAATCCGAATTGCTCAACCTCGCAACTGATGCCGGTTCTCAAGGCCCTGCATGACGCCGCCGGTTTGACGCGCGTGATTGTCAGCACGTATCAATCGGTCAGCGGCGCAGGAAAAGAAGCCATCGACGAGCTGCGCGCCGTTACCGCCGAGCAACTCGCCGCGCCGGATGGGGCTGCCGTCTCGCGTCACGAGGTTTTTGCCCGCTGCATGGCCTTTAACCTGATTCCGCATATTGACGTTTTCCTCACAGAAGGCCCTTTGTCCGGTTATACCAAGGAAGAAGCCAAAGTCGTGTGGGAAACGCGCAAGATTCTGCATCTGCCGAGCTTGCCGGTGACGTGTACGGCGGTGCGCGCGCCTGTCATGGTAGGACATAGCGAGTCGGTGACGCTGGAATTCGAGCGCCCGCTGTCGCCAGAAGCCGCCCGGGATATCCTGAAATCGACCCCGGACGTCATTGTCGCCGACGGTCCGGCCGATTATCACACCCCGCAGGAAACCGCCGGAACGGATCCGGTGTACGTCAGCCGTATTCGCCCGGATAGCTCCAACCCTGAGCGCGGATTGAATCTCTGGGTGGTGGCTGACAATCTGCGTATTGGCGCGGCGCTTAACGCGGTGCGCATTGCCGAGCAGTTGATTGCGCGCAAGCTGCTGGGCGCCGCCGCTTCCGTCTAA
- the fbaA gene encoding class II fructose-bisphosphate aldolase, whose translation MTVAPPVTLQPGVVTGKDYQALVQAAKAGQYILPAVNVVGTNSLNAVLEAARKNRADVIIQLSNGGAEFFAGQGFPDSALAKALGAVSAARHVHLMAQHYGVCVVMHTDHANKKLLPWVEAMLGYGEEHYRQTGRPLFTSHMLDLSEEPLEENIAECARILKRAAAIDVSIEIELGVTGGEEDGIGSEDGDLSDARLYTQPDDVLKAYEALSPLGHFSVAASFGNVHGVYAPGNVKLRPEILRQSQERVQSACKTGPNPLNLVFHGGSGSELAKIEETMAYGVFKMNIDTDLQFAFAESVGGYVLKTPKAFQYQVDPETETPYKKVYDPRKWLREGEKGMIARLDEAFQTLRSAGKSLAAQ comes from the coding sequence ATGACCGTCGCCCCCCCCGTCACCCTTCAGCCCGGCGTTGTGACCGGCAAAGACTATCAGGCGCTTGTCCAGGCCGCCAAAGCGGGTCAGTATATCCTGCCCGCCGTCAACGTGGTCGGTACGAACAGCCTGAACGCCGTTCTGGAAGCGGCGCGTAAAAATCGCGCGGACGTCATTATCCAGCTTTCCAACGGCGGGGCGGAGTTTTTTGCTGGGCAAGGCTTCCCGGATTCCGCGCTGGCCAAAGCCCTGGGCGCCGTGTCGGCCGCGCGTCACGTGCATCTGATGGCCCAGCATTACGGCGTGTGCGTGGTGATGCACACCGATCACGCCAACAAGAAGCTGCTTCCCTGGGTCGAAGCGATGCTCGGCTACGGCGAGGAGCATTATCGCCAGACGGGCCGCCCGTTGTTTACGTCGCACATGCTGGATCTCTCCGAAGAGCCGCTGGAAGAGAACATCGCCGAATGCGCCCGGATTCTCAAGCGCGCAGCGGCGATTGACGTGAGTATCGAGATTGAACTGGGCGTTACCGGCGGCGAAGAAGATGGCATCGGCTCTGAAGACGGCGACCTCAGCGACGCGCGGCTTTATACTCAGCCGGACGACGTGCTGAAAGCCTATGAAGCGCTTTCGCCGCTGGGCCATTTCTCGGTGGCGGCCTCGTTTGGCAACGTTCATGGCGTCTACGCGCCGGGCAACGTCAAGCTGCGGCCCGAAATCCTTCGGCAGTCGCAGGAACGGGTGCAGTCGGCTTGCAAAACCGGGCCGAATCCGTTGAATCTGGTGTTTCATGGCGGCTCTGGCTCTGAGCTGGCGAAAATCGAAGAAACCATGGCCTATGGCGTCTTCAAAATGAACATCGACACCGATTTGCAGTTCGCATTCGCCGAAAGCGTCGGGGGCTACGTGCTGAAAACGCCCAAAGCCTTCCAGTATCAAGTAGACCCTGAGACCGAAACGCCTTACAAAAAAGTCTACGATCCACGCAAATGGCTGCGCGAAGGCGAAAAAGGCATGATCGCGCGCCTCGACGAGGCCTTCCAGACGCTGCGCTCGGCGGGCAAGTCGCTGGCCGCGCAATAA
- the kdsA gene encoding 3-deoxy-8-phosphooctulonate synthase has product MPTPCDISAPDAPFVILAGPDVIEGDGGVNRETAEELQAIIARLSQRWSVKFWFKSSYDKANRTSVDAYRGPGAQAGLAILAKIKADLGVAIVTDVHSPQEALDAARVADMIQVPAFLSRQTDLLLAAGRSGAAVNIKKGQFLSPHDVRHAADKARNAGARELYVTERGSSFGYNNLVVDMRSIPIAHSYGLPIIFDATHSIQLPGGLGTASGGERQFAPVLARAATAAGCDGLFFETHPDPDRALCDGPNMIALAEVESLLETCLRIRAAARPAAIAAG; this is encoded by the coding sequence ATGCCAACGCCTTGCGACATCAGCGCTCCCGACGCGCCCTTTGTGATTCTCGCCGGTCCCGACGTCATCGAGGGAGACGGCGGCGTCAATCGTGAGACAGCAGAAGAATTACAGGCAATTATCGCCCGGCTTTCGCAGCGCTGGTCCGTAAAATTCTGGTTTAAAAGCTCCTACGACAAGGCCAATCGAACGTCGGTCGATGCCTATCGCGGCCCCGGCGCTCAGGCGGGGCTGGCGATTCTGGCTAAAATCAAGGCGGATCTCGGCGTCGCCATCGTCACCGACGTGCATTCGCCGCAGGAAGCGCTCGACGCGGCTCGCGTGGCGGATATGATTCAGGTCCCGGCCTTCCTCAGCCGCCAGACCGACTTGCTATTAGCCGCCGGTCGCTCCGGCGCGGCAGTGAACATCAAGAAAGGCCAGTTTCTCAGCCCGCATGACGTACGCCACGCCGCCGACAAGGCCCGAAACGCCGGCGCGCGCGAGCTGTACGTCACCGAGCGCGGCTCCAGCTTTGGCTATAACAATCTGGTAGTGGACATGCGCAGCATCCCGATCGCGCACAGTTACGGCCTGCCGATTATTTTCGACGCCACGCACAGTATTCAGCTTCCCGGCGGGCTTGGGACGGCATCCGGCGGCGAGCGTCAGTTTGCGCCGGTATTAGCGCGCGCGGCGACTGCGGCGGGCTGCGACGGGTTGTTTTTTGAAACCCATCCCGATCCAGATCGGGCTCTGTGCGACGGCCCCAACATGATTGCGCTGGCCGAAGTCGAGTCCCTACTGGAAACCTGCCTGCGTATCCGCGCCGCCGCCCGCCCGGCGGCTATTGCGGCGGGATAA
- the rplS gene encoding 50S ribosomal protein L19, producing the protein MMTQHLIREIEKAYLKSDLPELHPGDTVKVMVRIREGNKERLQGYEGVVLRRSGAGLSATVTVRRVFQGVGVERVFLLHSPMVESIKVTRRGRVRRARIYYMRERSGKAARIREKMGSLNAAAKNADKAAAGKKKEAAPAPVAAASAAPADKTDA; encoded by the coding sequence ATCATGACCCAGCACCTCATCCGCGAGATTGAAAAAGCGTATTTGAAAAGCGACCTGCCCGAACTGCATCCCGGGGATACGGTCAAGGTGATGGTGCGCATTCGCGAAGGCAATAAGGAACGCCTGCAAGGCTATGAAGGCGTCGTCCTGCGTCGCTCCGGCGCAGGTCTCAGCGCGACCGTCACCGTGCGCCGCGTGTTTCAAGGCGTCGGCGTCGAGCGCGTCTTTCTGCTGCACTCGCCGATGGTTGAAAGCATTAAGGTCACCCGCCGCGGACGCGTCCGTCGCGCGCGTATCTACTACATGCGCGAACGCTCGGGCAAGGCTGCGCGTATCCGCGAAAAAATGGGCTCGCTGAACGCCGCCGCTAAAAATGCCGATAAGGCCGCCGCAGGCAAGAAAAAAGAAGCCGCCCCCGCTCCCGTCGCCGCCGCCTCTGCTGCGCCTGCCGATAAGACGGACGCCTAA
- the gcvPA gene encoding aminomethyl-transferring glycine dehydrogenase subunit GcvPA, protein MLATLGAPSVEALFDDIPRALRDQVSCQTLPAQGMSEAALQQLFSQAAARNTGVGMQCFLGGGSYPRFIPAAVHAIAGRSEFYTAYTPYQPEVSQGTLQAGFEFQTMIAALSGMDAANATVYDGATAVAEAALMALRATRRTRIAVADGLNPDYAAVLTTYLQAGRKHLEESASAVFDRFDPADDASLSGLNGAQTAALIIQAPDYFGRLLLSPRAQAARAFCQAHGALLIIVADPVSLGLLLPPGAYGADIVVGDLQPLGNSMNFGGPTGGYMACKKALIRQLPGRLIGRARDVKGRPCYTLTLQTREQHIRREKAASNICTNQALNALRAAAYLALMGPVGLREVAERSVQRAHRLADALTAIPGVTLRYPDRPFFSEFVLRLQRPAGEALTFLQRFGLLGGIALADDPNALLVSATELTTSEAIAQYGRALAQFCALGAAQPLKEDATR, encoded by the coding sequence ATGCTGGCGACTCTGGGCGCGCCTTCTGTGGAGGCGCTCTTTGACGATATTCCGCGCGCGCTGCGCGATCAGGTCTCCTGTCAAACCCTGCCCGCCCAAGGCATGAGCGAAGCCGCGCTTCAGCAGCTATTTTCGCAAGCGGCGGCGCGCAATACGGGTGTCGGGATGCAGTGTTTTCTGGGCGGCGGGTCGTATCCGCGTTTTATCCCGGCGGCGGTCCATGCGATTGCGGGGCGTTCGGAGTTTTATACCGCTTATACGCCTTATCAGCCCGAAGTCAGTCAGGGAACGCTTCAAGCAGGATTTGAGTTTCAGACGATGATTGCCGCGCTGAGCGGCATGGATGCGGCGAATGCTACCGTGTATGACGGCGCAACCGCTGTCGCCGAAGCGGCCCTGATGGCCCTGCGCGCTACCCGCCGCACGCGCATCGCCGTCGCCGACGGCCTCAACCCGGATTACGCCGCTGTGCTGACGACGTATCTTCAGGCGGGGCGTAAACACCTGGAAGAGTCGGCTTCTGCTGTCTTCGACCGCTTTGATCCGGCTGATGACGCGAGTCTCTCCGGCCTGAATGGCGCGCAGACTGCGGCGCTGATTATTCAGGCCCCGGATTATTTCGGTCGTCTGCTGCTGAGCCCGCGCGCGCAGGCGGCCCGCGCGTTTTGCCAAGCCCATGGCGCGCTGCTGATCATTGTCGCCGATCCGGTTTCTCTGGGCCTCTTGTTGCCGCCGGGCGCTTACGGGGCCGATATCGTCGTCGGCGACCTGCAACCGTTGGGTAATTCGATGAATTTCGGCGGCCCCACGGGCGGGTATATGGCCTGCAAGAAAGCCTTGATTCGGCAGCTTCCGGGCAGGCTAATCGGACGGGCGCGCGACGTCAAGGGGCGTCCCTGTTATACGCTGACGCTTCAGACCCGCGAGCAGCACATTCGCCGGGAGAAGGCGGCCAGCAATATTTGCACCAATCAGGCCCTGAACGCTCTGCGAGCGGCGGCCTATCTGGCGCTGATGGGTCCTGTCGGCCTGCGCGAGGTGGCTGAGCGCTCCGTCCAGCGCGCACACCGTCTGGCGGACGCGCTCACGGCGATTCCCGGCGTGACGCTGCGCTATCCTGACCGGCCTTTCTTCTCCGAATTCGTCTTGCGTCTGCAACGTCCGGCGGGCGAAGCCCTGACGTTTTTACAGCGCTTTGGTCTGCTGGGCGGGATTGCGCTGGCCGACGATCCCAACGCCTTGCTCGTGTCGGCCACGGAACTCACCACGAGCGAGGCCATTGCCCAATACGGGCGCGCGCTGGCCCAATTCTGCGCGCTCGGCGCGGCTCAGCCCTTAAAAGAGGACGCGACGCGATGA